A genomic segment from Tuwongella immobilis encodes:
- a CDS encoding DUF416 family protein, with amino-acid sequence MFSRITQHMEDVKRALVEMSPNGAFAFALNCTERQWPLFQRAAESVPWVLDWQGKLRHDLDATWQYVVNGTLLQFSDSLVSFREHLLSWVAGPSEVEDADGFSSAIIQTIANSVANILDGLQNGNVSSASFPANSNLDLLDLLLDECGVRLEDLGEESGDDPAEISAVRELIEQELQQQDNDIQALRKDSSAAGIQEVRQTSAGRNLFGRVWAS; translated from the coding sequence ATGTTCAGCAGAATTACTCAACACATGGAAGATGTTAAGCGAGCGTTAGTTGAGATGAGTCCTAATGGCGCCTTTGCATTTGCATTGAACTGCACTGAACGGCAATGGCCTCTTTTTCAACGGGCCGCAGAAAGTGTGCCTTGGGTGTTGGATTGGCAAGGCAAACTTCGTCACGATTTGGATGCCACCTGGCAGTATGTGGTAAATGGCACGCTTCTCCAATTTAGCGACTCGCTAGTAAGCTTTCGGGAACACCTACTTTCCTGGGTAGCTGGACCGTCGGAAGTTGAAGACGCCGATGGCTTTTCATCTGCGATTATTCAAACTATCGCAAACTCAGTAGCCAATATACTTGATGGTCTTCAAAACGGAAATGTATCCTCTGCATCTTTTCCAGCGAATAGCAACCTCGATCTTCTCGATTTGTTGTTGGATGAATGTGGCGTCCGCCTGGAAGACCTCGGGGAGGAAAGCGGCGATGACCCTGCCGAAATTTCAGCGGTGCGTGAACTAATTGAACAAGAGCTTCAGCAACAAGATAATGACATTCAAGCACTCCGGAAGGACTCTTCTGCCGCAGGAATTCAGGAAGTAAGACAGACTTCTGCCGGAAGAAACCTATTCGGGCGGGTGTGGGCTTCCTAA
- a CDS encoding polymorphic toxin-type HINT domain-containing protein, which yields MAGTPLLIPGGSRAIEQFVPGDTILSRDEHDLNGPIEVQIVEAVFERSAIIFELRVAGQLIETTAEHPFWVVGRGWTPVWELSIGDCLTTITGETVSVEGVHETNRRQTVYNLRVSNFHTYFVGCADWGFSVWAHNARYLRLTPEEADAKPGMNFKVIDGANTHYFATEPAAQLAVARANGVPVAQWSNAEIQAAVDSISRAAFEANGVTGVPISVTVTPTGRVVVSQARQVPSIAARERATEIFGDIVEFVRGNARSNAPGLNGGHAEARAIQYLGAEAQGSRQATTHYSCGPCEARQNAAGVINITVTGAQYGQITRPIGGN from the coding sequence GTGGCAGGAACACCGCTGCTCATTCCAGGGGGTTCGAGAGCGATCGAGCAGTTCGTCCCAGGGGATACGATTCTCAGCCGAGACGAACACGACCTCAACGGCCCAATCGAAGTCCAGATTGTGGAAGCAGTGTTCGAACGCTCGGCCATCATCTTCGAACTTCGCGTGGCCGGTCAACTGATTGAGACAACCGCCGAGCATCCGTTCTGGGTCGTTGGCCGTGGCTGGACGCCGGTCTGGGAATTGTCGATCGGCGATTGTCTGACGACAATCACTGGAGAAACGGTATCCGTCGAGGGCGTTCACGAAACTAATCGGCGGCAAACGGTCTATAATCTGCGTGTCAGCAACTTCCACACCTACTTCGTCGGCTGCGCCGACTGGGGCTTCAGCGTTTGGGCGCACAATGCGAGATATCTGCGCCTCACCCCGGAGGAGGCGGATGCAAAACCGGGAATGAACTTTAAGGTTATAGATGGAGCAAACACACATTATTTTGCGACTGAGCCTGCGGCACAACTTGCAGTGGCTAGAGCGAATGGAGTTCCAGTCGCTCAATGGAGCAATGCAGAAATCCAAGCGGCTGTAGATAGTATAAGTCGTGCCGCTTTCGAGGCTAACGGCGTGACCGGTGTTCCGATTAGTGTTACGGTTACTCCAACGGGTCGAGTTGTCGTGAGCCAAGCCCGACAAGTTCCGAGCATTGCTGCCCGAGAGAGGGCTACCGAGATTTTCGGCGACATTGTCGAGTTCGTCAGGGGGAATGCTCGCAGTAATGCACCTGGGTTAAATGGGGGACATGCCGAAGCTCGTGCAATCCAGTATTTGGGTGCTGAGGCACAAGGGTCAAGGCAAGCGACTACGCACTACTCCTGCGGGCCTTGCGAGGCTCGACAAAATGCCGCAGGTGTGATCAACATCACCGTGACGGGAGCACAATACGGACAGATTACAAGACCCATAGGAGGTAACTGA